From a region of the Neodiprion fabricii isolate iyNeoFabr1 chromosome 7, iyNeoFabr1.1, whole genome shotgun sequence genome:
- the LOC124186125 gene encoding protein LSM14 homolog A isoform X3: MSAGMPELGSKISLISKADIRYEGRLFTVDPQECTIALANVRSFGTEDRETQFPVAPQNQVYEYILFRGSDIKDIRVVNNVSTIPNDPAIVQMTVQPNMGQPSYQPQPGFNHPMMGQIGPMGGQYGGGYAMGGIGAMGAMGPVMGMPAAGRDPRVAMNKQPSVLDLISGGSRSTTPTSSLMTRKSPTMDQGTQVGHQQRSTNANIHKPMSDKPNARTIQPSYRDRESHGSGRTGSGMSQYSDGKRDNREKQDGNQLQGHGHPSGPNHAQMHQAGRGNRGGWIARGNIRGRGRGRGGGGGGTFRPPQPGSINNKPKNMLKFENDYDFEQANTQFEELSLIENCRSQLAKTKIDNGTDNEKKDDSGNETGAGEGEPEEETDVVHYDKSKSFFDNISCEAVERSKGRSQRTDWRTERKLNSETFGVASTRRGGFRGRGYYNRGMGGGMYRGNNGYRGGYRGGSRGSGGGGNRQPSSQLHQQQQQQQQQQQQKVLTNHNQNRPSNQQATTTTVQSQNSVVAGTA, from the exons ATGAGTGCCGGAATGCCGGAGCTTGGTTCTAAGATAAGCCTAATATCGAAGGCAGATATTCGTTATGAAGGCCGTTTATTTACCGTCGATCCACAGGAGTGCACGATCGCCTTAGCCAACG TTCGTTCCTTTGGGACTGAGGATCGAGAGACCCAGTTTCCAGTAGCGCCACAAAACCAAGTCTATGAATACATATTATTTCGAGGATCTGACATTAAAGACATCAGAGTCGTCAACAATGTCAGCACCATTCCAAACGATCCAGCCATTGTCCAG ATGACAGTACAGCCCAACATGGGTCAGCCATCTTACCAGCCACAGCCAGGATTCAACCATCCAATGATGGGTCAAATCGGACCAATGGGCGGCCAGTACGGAGGCGGATACGCGATGGGTGGAATTGGAGCCATGGGAGCCATGGGTCCAGTTATGGGTATGCCTGCAGCTGGACGAGATCCTCGAGTCGCTATGAACAAACAACCAA GCGTGTTGGACTTGATCAGCGGAGGATCTCGATCGACTACTCCCACTTCATCCCTGATGACTAGGAAAAGTCCGACTATGGATCAGGGCACGCAGGTTGGCCATCAACAGCGATCGACGAACGCCAACATCCACAAACCGATGAGCGACAAGCCCAACGCTAGAACCATACAACCATCTTATCGCGATCGTGAAAG TCATGGCAGCGGGCGAACCGGCAGCGGCATGTCCCAGTATAGCGACGGAAAGCGTGACAATCGTGAAAAGCAGGACGGAAATCAACTTCAAGGACACGGACATCCTTCAGGGCCGAATCACGCCCAGATGCATCAGGCGGGACGCGGAAATCGCGGCGGTTGGATAGCTCGAGGAAATATTCGCGGACGAGGAAGGGGACGCGGCGGTGGTGGCGGAGGTACCTTCAGACCCCCGCAGCCAGGAAGCATAAATAACAAGCCGAAGAACATGCTGAAGTTCGAGAATGACTACGACTTCGAACAGGCCAATACGCAGTTCGAAGAGCTAAG tttgattgaaaattgcagGTCCCAATTGGCTAAGACTAAGATTGACAACggtactgacaatgagaaaaaagacgATAGCGGCAATGAAACTGGAGCGGGCGAGGGAGAGCCTGAGGAAGAAACGGACGTCGTACATTACGACAAGTCCAAATCATTCTTTGACAACATTAGTTGCGAAGCTGTAGAGAGGAGTAAAGG AAGATCTCAACGCACGGATTGGCGGACGGAGCGTAAGTTGAACTCTGAGACATTTGGAGTCGCCTCGACGAGACGCGGCGGGTTCCGTGGACGTGGATACTACAACCGCGGAATGGGAGGTGGCATGTATCGTGGTAACAACGGATATCGCGGCGGATACAGGGGTGGAAGCAGAGGCAGTGGCGGTGGAGGAAATCGCCAACCTAGTAGTCAACTGcatcagcaacagcagcagcaacaacagcaacagcaacaaaaaGTTTTAACAAACCACAATCAGAATCGTCCGAGCAATCAACAAGCTACAACGACAACGGTTCAATCTCAGAACAGTGTTGTTGCAGGTACGGCATAA
- the LOC124186125 gene encoding protein LSM14 homolog B isoform X2 produces MSAGMPELGSKISLISKADIRYEGRLFTVDPQECTIALANVRSFGTEDRETQFPVAPQNQVYEYILFRGSDIKDIRVVNNVSTIPNDPAIVQMTVQPNMGQPSYQPQPGFNHPMMGQIGPMGGQYGGGYAMGGIGAMGAMGPVMGMPAAGRDPRVAMNKQPSELGLGSTGAPNVVSIPNSIAPGNVDQIQKDQSLEDGVLDLISGGSRSTTPTSSLMTRKSPTMDQGTQVGHQQRSTNANIHKPMSDKPNARTIQPSYRDRESHGSGRTGSGMSQYSDGKRDNREKQDGNQLQGHGHPSGPNHAQMHQAGRGNRGGWIARGNIRGRGRGRGGGGGGTFRPPQPGSINNKPKNMLKFENDYDFEQANTQFEELRSQLAKTKIDNGTDNEKKDDSGNETGAGEGEPEEETDVVHYDKSKSFFDNISCEAVERSKGRSQRTDWRTERKLNSETFGVASTRRGGFRGRGYYNRGMGGGMYRGNNGYRGGYRGGSRGSGGGGNRQPSSQLHQQQQQQQQQQQQKVLTNHNQNRPSNQQATTTTVQSQNSVVAGTA; encoded by the exons ATGAGTGCCGGAATGCCGGAGCTTGGTTCTAAGATAAGCCTAATATCGAAGGCAGATATTCGTTATGAAGGCCGTTTATTTACCGTCGATCCACAGGAGTGCACGATCGCCTTAGCCAACG TTCGTTCCTTTGGGACTGAGGATCGAGAGACCCAGTTTCCAGTAGCGCCACAAAACCAAGTCTATGAATACATATTATTTCGAGGATCTGACATTAAAGACATCAGAGTCGTCAACAATGTCAGCACCATTCCAAACGATCCAGCCATTGTCCAG ATGACAGTACAGCCCAACATGGGTCAGCCATCTTACCAGCCACAGCCAGGATTCAACCATCCAATGATGGGTCAAATCGGACCAATGGGCGGCCAGTACGGAGGCGGATACGCGATGGGTGGAATTGGAGCCATGGGAGCCATGGGTCCAGTTATGGGTATGCCTGCAGCTGGACGAGATCCTCGAGTCGCTATGAACAAACAACCAAGTGAGTTGGGCCTGGGCTCCACCGGAGCACCCAACGTCGTCTCGATCCCAAACTCGATAGCACCGGGCAACGTTGATCAAATTCAAAAAGACCAATCTTTGGAAGATG GCGTGTTGGACTTGATCAGCGGAGGATCTCGATCGACTACTCCCACTTCATCCCTGATGACTAGGAAAAGTCCGACTATGGATCAGGGCACGCAGGTTGGCCATCAACAGCGATCGACGAACGCCAACATCCACAAACCGATGAGCGACAAGCCCAACGCTAGAACCATACAACCATCTTATCGCGATCGTGAAAG TCATGGCAGCGGGCGAACCGGCAGCGGCATGTCCCAGTATAGCGACGGAAAGCGTGACAATCGTGAAAAGCAGGACGGAAATCAACTTCAAGGACACGGACATCCTTCAGGGCCGAATCACGCCCAGATGCATCAGGCGGGACGCGGAAATCGCGGCGGTTGGATAGCTCGAGGAAATATTCGCGGACGAGGAAGGGGACGCGGCGGTGGTGGCGGAGGTACCTTCAGACCCCCGCAGCCAGGAAGCATAAATAACAAGCCGAAGAACATGCTGAAGTTCGAGAATGACTACGACTTCGAACAGGCCAATACGCAGTTCGAAGAGCTAAG GTCCCAATTGGCTAAGACTAAGATTGACAACggtactgacaatgagaaaaaagacgATAGCGGCAATGAAACTGGAGCGGGCGAGGGAGAGCCTGAGGAAGAAACGGACGTCGTACATTACGACAAGTCCAAATCATTCTTTGACAACATTAGTTGCGAAGCTGTAGAGAGGAGTAAAGG AAGATCTCAACGCACGGATTGGCGGACGGAGCGTAAGTTGAACTCTGAGACATTTGGAGTCGCCTCGACGAGACGCGGCGGGTTCCGTGGACGTGGATACTACAACCGCGGAATGGGAGGTGGCATGTATCGTGGTAACAACGGATATCGCGGCGGATACAGGGGTGGAAGCAGAGGCAGTGGCGGTGGAGGAAATCGCCAACCTAGTAGTCAACTGcatcagcaacagcagcagcaacaacagcaacagcaacaaaaaGTTTTAACAAACCACAATCAGAATCGTCCGAGCAATCAACAAGCTACAACGACAACGGTTCAATCTCAGAACAGTGTTGTTGCAGGTACGGCATAA
- the LOC124186125 gene encoding protein LSM14 homolog B isoform X1, which yields MSAGMPELGSKISLISKADIRYEGRLFTVDPQECTIALANVRSFGTEDRETQFPVAPQNQVYEYILFRGSDIKDIRVVNNVSTIPNDPAIVQMTVQPNMGQPSYQPQPGFNHPMMGQIGPMGGQYGGGYAMGGIGAMGAMGPVMGMPAAGRDPRVAMNKQPSELGLGSTGAPNVVSIPNSIAPGNVDQIQKDQSLEDGVLDLISGGSRSTTPTSSLMTRKSPTMDQGTQVGHQQRSTNANIHKPMSDKPNARTIQPSYRDRESHGSGRTGSGMSQYSDGKRDNREKQDGNQLQGHGHPSGPNHAQMHQAGRGNRGGWIARGNIRGRGRGRGGGGGGTFRPPQPGSINNKPKNMLKFENDYDFEQANTQFEELSLIENCRSQLAKTKIDNGTDNEKKDDSGNETGAGEGEPEEETDVVHYDKSKSFFDNISCEAVERSKGRSQRTDWRTERKLNSETFGVASTRRGGFRGRGYYNRGMGGGMYRGNNGYRGGYRGGSRGSGGGGNRQPSSQLHQQQQQQQQQQQQKVLTNHNQNRPSNQQATTTTVQSQNSVVAGTA from the exons ATGAGTGCCGGAATGCCGGAGCTTGGTTCTAAGATAAGCCTAATATCGAAGGCAGATATTCGTTATGAAGGCCGTTTATTTACCGTCGATCCACAGGAGTGCACGATCGCCTTAGCCAACG TTCGTTCCTTTGGGACTGAGGATCGAGAGACCCAGTTTCCAGTAGCGCCACAAAACCAAGTCTATGAATACATATTATTTCGAGGATCTGACATTAAAGACATCAGAGTCGTCAACAATGTCAGCACCATTCCAAACGATCCAGCCATTGTCCAG ATGACAGTACAGCCCAACATGGGTCAGCCATCTTACCAGCCACAGCCAGGATTCAACCATCCAATGATGGGTCAAATCGGACCAATGGGCGGCCAGTACGGAGGCGGATACGCGATGGGTGGAATTGGAGCCATGGGAGCCATGGGTCCAGTTATGGGTATGCCTGCAGCTGGACGAGATCCTCGAGTCGCTATGAACAAACAACCAAGTGAGTTGGGCCTGGGCTCCACCGGAGCACCCAACGTCGTCTCGATCCCAAACTCGATAGCACCGGGCAACGTTGATCAAATTCAAAAAGACCAATCTTTGGAAGATG GCGTGTTGGACTTGATCAGCGGAGGATCTCGATCGACTACTCCCACTTCATCCCTGATGACTAGGAAAAGTCCGACTATGGATCAGGGCACGCAGGTTGGCCATCAACAGCGATCGACGAACGCCAACATCCACAAACCGATGAGCGACAAGCCCAACGCTAGAACCATACAACCATCTTATCGCGATCGTGAAAG TCATGGCAGCGGGCGAACCGGCAGCGGCATGTCCCAGTATAGCGACGGAAAGCGTGACAATCGTGAAAAGCAGGACGGAAATCAACTTCAAGGACACGGACATCCTTCAGGGCCGAATCACGCCCAGATGCATCAGGCGGGACGCGGAAATCGCGGCGGTTGGATAGCTCGAGGAAATATTCGCGGACGAGGAAGGGGACGCGGCGGTGGTGGCGGAGGTACCTTCAGACCCCCGCAGCCAGGAAGCATAAATAACAAGCCGAAGAACATGCTGAAGTTCGAGAATGACTACGACTTCGAACAGGCCAATACGCAGTTCGAAGAGCTAAG tttgattgaaaattgcagGTCCCAATTGGCTAAGACTAAGATTGACAACggtactgacaatgagaaaaaagacgATAGCGGCAATGAAACTGGAGCGGGCGAGGGAGAGCCTGAGGAAGAAACGGACGTCGTACATTACGACAAGTCCAAATCATTCTTTGACAACATTAGTTGCGAAGCTGTAGAGAGGAGTAAAGG AAGATCTCAACGCACGGATTGGCGGACGGAGCGTAAGTTGAACTCTGAGACATTTGGAGTCGCCTCGACGAGACGCGGCGGGTTCCGTGGACGTGGATACTACAACCGCGGAATGGGAGGTGGCATGTATCGTGGTAACAACGGATATCGCGGCGGATACAGGGGTGGAAGCAGAGGCAGTGGCGGTGGAGGAAATCGCCAACCTAGTAGTCAACTGcatcagcaacagcagcagcaacaacagcaacagcaacaaaaaGTTTTAACAAACCACAATCAGAATCGTCCGAGCAATCAACAAGCTACAACGACAACGGTTCAATCTCAGAACAGTGTTGTTGCAGGTACGGCATAA
- the LOC124186141 gene encoding cytochrome c1, heme protein, mitochondrial-like, whose product MAASLGRVCGSGLLKASNGALFNQVSTFSTARDWAKGRKTLLACLGVATGGAGALVYALESSVKAEGVELHAPNYAWDFYGHFSSFDHASLRRGWEVYKNVCSSCHSLKYVAFRELIGVTHTEAEVKEMAAEYEIKDGPNDQGEYYMRPGKPSDYVPSPYPNEEAARAANNGAYPPDLTYIVNARHNGENYIFSLLTGYCDPPAGVVLMDGQYYNPYFPGGAIGMAQVIYDEVLDFEDGTPATASQVAKDVVSFLTWASNPEFDTRKRWFIKAVGIFTLLLTVTYYMKRHRWSTIKSRKIVFAPKK is encoded by the exons ATGGCGGCATCGCTGGGAAGGGTTTGCGGTTCGGGTCTTTTAAAAGCCAGTAATGGTGCTCTATTTAATCAA GTCAGCACCTTCTCGACCGCCCGAGACTGGGCAAAGGGACGAAAAACG CTGCTAGCATGCCTTGGCGTTGCGACAGGCGGTGCTGGAGCTTTGGTATATGCCTTGGAAAGTTCCGTGAAAGCTGAGGGCGTTGAATTACACGCTCCAAATTATGCCTGGGACTTTTATGGGCATTTCAGTTCCTTCGATCATGCCAG CTTGAGAAGAGGTTGGGAAGTATATAAGAACGTCTGCTCCTCGTGCCACAGTCTCAAGTACGTCGCATTCCGTGAGCTCATTGGCGTTACTCACACGGAAGCGGAAGTTAAGGAAATGGCTGCAGAATATGAG ATCAAGGATGGTCCAAATGACCAGGGAGAATATTACATGAGGCCAGGAAAACCCTCGGATTACGTCCCTTCGCCGTATCCCAATGAGGAGGCTGCTCGAGCAGCTAACAATGGTGCTTATCCACCAGACTTGACGTATATAGTAAACGCTAGACACAACGGAGAG AATTACATCTTTTCTCTCTTGACTGGCTACTGTGACCCACCTGCTGGCGTCGTTCTAATGGACGGCCAGTATTACAACCCTTATTTCCCTGGTGGAGCTATCGGTATGGCACAG GTAATCTATGACGAGGTACTTGACTTTGAAGACGGAACTCCAGCAACTGCATCGCAGGTAGCCAAAGATGTAGTCAGCTTCCTTACTTGGGCATCGAACCCAGAGTTTGATACCAGAAAGCGATGGTTTATCAAG GCCGTGGGAATCTTCACGTTATTGCTTACGGTTACTTATTACATGAAGAGACACAGGTGGTCAACCATCAAGAGTCGTAAGATCGTTTTTGCGCCGAAAAAGTAG